tttttcctaaaagaGTTAGATTTGACTCAATTTATATCCATTTTTAGCACTAAAAATAGTAAGATTTCACTTTTTTTacataaaaaatggaaaaaatcgttcaaacatctctcacattttataaaataattttttctgttcctcatttttaaaaaaatgtaattttacgtcttttataaatttatattagtCAAAATTGGTTCCTACCTAGATTTCTaattaatttttgtttgaaatccGTCACGTGCCTTGCATATTTCAAGAAACATCTAAGTATTAGTCCTAATCTCCATGGCTTTCCATTTGTAGCCATTTGTTCATTGAACTGGACTATACCTCTACTAACGGTCTTGATTTTTCCTTGATTCTCCTATACGCAACAGTGCATGTGTGCCTGATTGTGGACGGACACATGTAGACCGTGTGACATGTCTGTAGAGATAAATTAAACTCAAAATGCCTTCAAATAAATGTCtgtttggaaaatgaattttttggatgTTTACCTAAAACTTTTCTAAATTTACTTAGAAGTTGTAGGAAAAATTTTTTAGATAGAAAACtttgtttctctttttgtttctttcctttcttttctcttctctcttcttcttccccctTCCCCTCTCTCCTCACCGGAAGTTGTAGCAGCAGCaacacatttttatttttattttttgcatttttctctctccctctctcccttCCCTCACCGACAccagcagatttttttttttactttttcctcCTACTCTCTCTCTTTCCGTCTTCCTTTCCCTCCATTTCTCTTCTCCTCCCCACCTTTCTCCCGTTCTCCTCCCCTCTTCCCCGCTAGCTCTCTCCCCCCTCCCTCCTGCATGACCAAATCGGGAAAGGGAAGAGGAGATTGGCAGGGGAGGGAAGGGGGGAGAGAGCTATCGAGGAGGAGGGGGGAGAGGGGAGGAGATGAGGAGAGAGAGGAAGGAGGAAtgggagagagagaagaaaaaaaaaaaactttcgcCGGCTTTGACACTGACGTTGGAAGAGATGGCTGGCGTCGGAAGAGGTGACCGGCGTTGAAAGTGGTGGGTTGATGTAGGGAGGAAAAAgaataaaggaaaaagaaaaaaaaattttggtgtattttgggtattttgaagtgtgtagtttaaaatttttttgaaattactatAATTAAGGTTGTTAAAAAATTAGTAGAAGataaatttggccaaaaacttATTTGCCAAACAGGCCCAAAGTTGACCAATGTGGCTGttcttaccttttttttttggcgtcCGAACcacattaaaaaattatatttccCACATCAACTTAAATCAGATTAACGAACTGCACTAACCAATCCATTTACAATTGGTTATCTATAAAGGCAGAGTCAAAAACATAATCGATATTTCTGGTTCTCCTTTTCAACCAGGCCCCCGCAGTACACCACTGCCTCATCTTTGATCTCTCCTACTTTCCCTTAGATCATTTCTCTGAGATTACAgagtaaaaataaaagaaaagagccAGATCTGTTCCAGTACTAATCAATTCCCAATAGTgattaatttggaaaaaaaaaatccatggaAACAGAGAGGAAGGTTGGGGTGGCTGTAGATTTCTCGGCATGCAGCAAGAAAGCACTTCAATGGGCGGTGGATAACGTTGCCCGGAAAGGAGATCATCTAGTCCTTGTTAACGTACAGCCTGAAGGCTATTATGAATCAGGAGAGATGCAACTTTGGGAGACCACTGGTTCTCGTACGATCACATTCCTCTGCTAATCCTAATCTTTACTATTTATACTAGTACCACGTCGTGATAttatttgtttttcttgctGCACGATTGTTTATGCCTTTGGATTTTGTGGGCTGAAAAGTTTTGATCTATGTTGAATTGGAGGATTGAAATATTTATGATCCTAAGTGATTGAGCAGCtaaatttggaaaaaagaaaaaaaggcaaCTTAAATATCTCGATTATCTTTCTTGTTGTCAGACTTGTCATAGCTTTATTGGTTGAGAACTTCTATCAATTAAGGGTGTACAGGGGTGATGGTCTTTTCCTGATGGAGGCTCACACATGTAATACTCTTTGTCCAATTATTTCTagattctttttttattttttcaattttgaagTAGGTTTGAGATTATTGGTGAgctagtttttcttggttttttgaAAGACGCAGGCTATTATAATTTAAAAGAATGCTTATTCTTGTGAAATGAAATCATTTTGTTGGCAAAATTCAAGATATTGTTTGTACGCCTTAATAGCTGTTTGTGCCTCCATTATATAATTTGCTGTACTTTATGTacaatttggaaagaaaattggaaagatGATATTGATCACAGTTAGAAAGTCTTCATTCTTGCTTCATTTAATTACATACGTATAATTGCCCTACTACTGCTTCATTTAGTTATATACGTATAATTGTGCTGCCACTGATGCATTGTTTATGCCACtgattcctttcttttttcatgtTGTTAGCCTTGATCCCTTTAGTGGAATTCTCTGACCCCCATGTCATGAAGAAGTATGGGGTTCACCCTGACGCAGAAACATTGGAGATTGTTACTTGTGCTGCTAGGGAGAAGGAGGTCAAATTGTCTGTTTGAATTTAAGTATTTAACCTCCTGAGCTATGGAGAAAGTGGCTGTTTTAATTGGTAGAAGCTTACAAATGTTTAACTTGGATGCAGATTGTGGTGCTCCTGAAAATTTACTGGGGAGATGCTCGGGAGAAGCTATGTGAATCCATTGACAAAATACCCCTGGACTGCATTGTTATTGGGAACAGAGGCCTTGGCAAGCTCAAGAGGTTGGGTTATTTGTGCAAATAtagtttattttatctaactgcAAACGTACTGGTGATAATTTGGGAAGTCAGACAAAAACCCctatgttattattattattatttttaaagaaTATGGATATGAAGGTCAATATTCTCGTAAATAGCCCTCAAGAGATTGATTCCTTCCAAAATCAAAGTTAACTCTTTGATTAAATTTCTCAATCTGAGATGTTATTGATATGTAGCTGTTAcaactttttattttaaacttACTATAAATCTTTGGCTGGTGGCACTATGAATCTATCTGGTATGTGCATCTTCCATATCATGCtgtatttatattataagtAAAATTCCTTGAAAGTACATACGCTGGATTCTTTGGATGCAAATCTCATTGTGTGTAACTATTTCTCGATCAAATCTAAGGATATTGGAACTAAATGAAACTTTGCAGCCGATAGAGTACCATGTAAAGCACTAATTCAAGAGGGATTTTGTTTCTTCCATTCTTGCAGGGCTATCATGGGCAGCGTTAGCAACTACGTGGTAAACAACGCTTCTTGCCCTGTGACAGTTGTGAAGAATGTTGAACATGATTGATCTTACCTCACATTTTCCTGTGGAACTGGGAGTTAACTACATAAGTAGACTCCGGCCCTTTTCGTGGTCTATATCCACATTGTACCAATAATCCTGCTTTTTTAATCTGATGTTGTATCTGGATTCTAAGCATGTAAATCAATTATGGAGCTTTGAGGTCTTGTTATTGTCTGAGCCGGTGATGATGTAGTAATAAATCTTTGGAACTTATGTTGGTATTCTAAAGTTGCGATGGATTCTCAATGAAGTGCTGGTTTACTCTTTGATAGACATTTAAATCATATCCTGCTTTCTTTGCATTGATAGAATTTATAAAACTTGATATAAGCGTCATTGCAGTATCTGTCATTTCATTTTTCCCCCCTCCCAAAGATACCTTTACTACAAAAGATGATCCTTCCTTGGTTAGCATCATTGAGAAAAGGTCTATGGGTAGCTGTCCTA
This Coffea arabica cultivar ET-39 chromosome 3e, Coffea Arabica ET-39 HiFi, whole genome shotgun sequence DNA region includes the following protein-coding sequences:
- the LOC140038805 gene encoding universal stress protein PHOS32-like; the protein is METERKVGVAVDFSACSKKALQWAVDNVARKGDHLVLVNVQPEGYYESGEMQLWETTGSPLIPLVEFSDPHVMKKYGVHPDAETLEIVTCAAREKEIVVLLKIYWGDAREKLCESIDKIPLDCIVIGNRGLGKLKRAIMGSVSNYVVNNASCPVTVVKNVEHD